The following proteins are encoded in a genomic region of Primulina huaijiensis isolate GDHJ02 chromosome 3, ASM1229523v2, whole genome shotgun sequence:
- the LOC140973084 gene encoding ankyrin repeat-containing protein At5g02620-like — protein MEASLAAQPPTTPRKKMVKQLTGKRDDTALHSAARSGNIVAIQEIIDDSGEDELAHLLSKENSAGETALYIAAEYGYFEVVREMIRYYDLMTAGIKAKNGFDALHIASKQGDLEVVKVLMEAHPELMMTVDASNTTALHTAATQGHIEVVNYLLEAESSLATIAKSNGKTALHSAARNGHLKVVKALLNNEPQIVFRTDKKGQTALHMAVKGQNLEVVEELIRVDPLTINMVDTKGNTALHIATRKGRSQIVKMLLAQNVLDTTVVNRSNETAFDTAEKMAHSDITAILQEHGVPSVREIKTHLSNPARELKQTVSDIKHEVHNQLEHTRQTRERVQGIAKRINKMHAEGLNNAINSSTVVAVLIATVAFAAIFTVPGQYVDDPKNIPPGMSLGEARIARKIPFLIFFVFDSIALFISLAVVVVQTSVVVIERKAKKQLMAIINKLMWLACVLVSVAYLALAFVVVGKQEMWLAICVTIIGTTILSATIGTMCYWVIKHRIESKNSRNISKNSLASRSRSWSVSVLSDAEVLNADFKKMYAI, from the exons ATGGAGGCATCATTAGCAGCACAACCACCTACGACTCCCCGTAAGAAAATGGTGAAACAATTGACGGGAAAACGAGACGACACGGCGTTGCATTCTGCTGCTAGATCAGGGAATATTGTTGCCATTCAAGAAATAATCGATGACTCTGGAGAAGATGAATTGGCACACTTGTTGTCCAAAGAAAATTCGGCTGGGGAAACGGCTTTATATATAGCTGCGGAATATGGCTATTTCGAGGTGGTTAGGGAGATGATCAGGTATTATGATTTGATGACTGCTGGGATTAAAGCAAAGAATGGTTTTGATGCACTTCATATTGCGTCGAAACAGGGGGATTTGG AAGTTGTGAAGGTTCTAATGGAAGCGCATCCAGAGCTTATGATGACCGTAGATGCATCAAACACCACAGCTCTGCACACAGCTGCGACTCAAGGACATATAGAGGTCGTGAACTATCTTTTGGAGGCAGAGAGCAGCCTGGCTACCATTGCAAAGAGTAATGGAAAAACAGCCCTCCATTCCGCAGCAAGAAATGGACATTTAAAAGTTGTGAAAGCCCTTCTGAATAACGAGCCACAGATTGTGTTTAGAACCGATAAAAAAGGGCAAACAGCTCTTCACATGGCTGTCAAAGGCCAAAACCTTGAGGTGGTTGAAGAATTAATCAGAGTGGATCCTTTGACGATTAACATGGTGGATACTAAGGGCAACACTGCGCTACACATTGCAACCCGAAAAGGCAGGTCTCAG ATTGTAAAGATGCTGTTAGCCCAAAATGTATTGGATACAACAGTTGTAAACCGGTCTAATGAAACCGCCTTCGACACTGCTGAAAAAATGGCGCATTCTGATATTACAGCCATTTTGCAAGAACATGGAGTTCCAAGTGTCAGAGAGATCAAAACCCATTTAAGCAATCCGGCTCGGGAACTAAAACAAACGGTGAGTGACATAAAACACGAGGTTCACAACCAATTAGAACATACACGCCAAACAAGAGAGCGTGTCCAAGGTATTGCCAAACGTATCAACAAAATGCATGCCGAGGGACTCAACAATGCAATCAATTCCTCGACAGTCGTGGCTGTTCTAATAGCCACTGTCGCATTTGCAGCTATTTTCACGGTTCCTGGACAGTATGTGGACGACCCTAAGAATATACCACCTGGAATGTCTTTGGGCGAAGCAAGAATCGCACGAAAAATCCCTTTTCTAATATTCTTTGTCTTTGACTCAATAGCGTTGTTCATTTCCTTGGCAGTCGTGGTGGTGCAAACCTCGGTTGTTGTTATAGAAAGGAAGGCAAAGAAACAGTTGATGGCTATAATAAACAAGCTGATGTGGCTGGCTTGTGTGCTCGTCTCGGTGGCCTATTTAGCCCTGGCTTTTGTTGTGGTAGGCAAGCAAGAGATGTGGCTCGCGATTTGTGTGACAATCATAGGAACTACAATATTATCGGCAACAATTGGTACAATGTGTTATTGGGTGATTAAGCATCGAATCGAGTCCAAGAACAGTAGGAACATCAGTAAGAATTCTTTGGCGAGTAGATCAAGATCATGGTCAGTCTCAGTGCTATCAGATGCAGAGGTTTTGAATGCCGACTTCAAGAAAATGTACGCAATCTGA